A single genomic interval of Armigeres subalbatus isolate Guangzhou_Male chromosome 1, GZ_Asu_2, whole genome shotgun sequence harbors:
- the LOC134206529 gene encoding uncharacterized protein LOC134206529 — MSERLCQILSLKRRAINVPISGIGQVEARARFKVNATVSSRVYDFSIGMDFLVLQRVISELPSANLPVAHWKIPKDIQLADPNFNSSNQVDLLIGAEHFYRFLFEREIKRMKLGPGLPMLINSVFSVEKKPLWSREEQDFERHFVKTFSRTEDGRYVVRLPKHVNFEQMLGNSREMSLSRFRKQESQLERKPDMRLQYNAFMQEYLDLEHMKEISEDVIQKEVSSESTKKEYYLPHRAVLKESSTTTKVRIVFDGSACTDTGYSLNDALLKGPIIQDELPSLLIRSVSMKLH; from the exons ATGAGCGAACGGTTGTGCCAGATACTAAGTCTAAAGCGGCGTGCAATCAACGTACCTATCAGCGGAATTGGGCAAGTGGAAGCGCGAGCAAGGTTCAAGGTAAACGCGACAGTCAGTTCGAGAGTTTACGATTTTTCAATTGGCATGGATTTCCTAGTGCTGCAGAGGGTTATATCCGAACTCCCATCGGCTAACTTGCCTGTGGCACATTGGAAGATACCGAAGGATATTCAATTGGCTGATCCGAACTTCAATAGCAGCAATCAGGTGGATCTACTTATCGGAGCGGAGCATTTTTATCGTTTCCTGTTCGAGCGGGAAATAAAGCGAATGAAGTTGGGTCCCGGTCTGCCAATGTTGATAAACTCAGTATTC AGCGTGGAAAAGAAACCCCTTTGGTCGAGGGAGGAGCAGGATTTCGAACGTCACTTCGTGAAAACTTTTAGTCGTACAGAGGACGGTCGGTACGTTGTACGTTTGCCAAAACATGTAAACTTCGAGCAGATGTTGGGTAATTCACGTGAAATGTCATTATCGCGATTCAGGAAGCAGGAAAGTCAGTTGGAGCGAAAGCCGGACATGCGCTTGCAGTACAATGCCTTTATGCAAGAGTATTTGGACCTTGAACACATGAAGGAGATAAGTGAAGATGTGATCCAGAAGGAAGTGTCGTCGGAAAGCACGAAAAAGGAATATTACCTGCCACATCGCGCTGTGCTGAAGGAATCCAGCACTACAACGAAGGTACGCATAGTATTCGATGGTTCAGCCTGTACCGACACTGGTTATTCTTTGAACGATGCGCTACTGAAAGGTCCAATCAttcaggatgaactcccaagTCTGCTGATACGTTCTGTAAGCATGAAGTTGCACTAG